The following are encoded together in the Kribbella voronezhensis genome:
- a CDS encoding penicillin-binding transpeptidase domain-containing protein: MKRTAAIVCLSAVLITAGCSDSKSNGGGKPDPNNEKQASAAAVKAFADAWVKAWAPDGKPDEAAALTDAPTTFGPRLDSVDTALVAQSVTVTPQGDPKCSDDSNCTQELAVEAILRGIGTMKWTSTATAVKTGDAWKIKASGDTIYPGLGEANYLKRVRTVPPRASILDRTGKPLTTNRPVVIVGVASGNVATAATYAAFTKNLDVDGTRLWKRAKGLPPGQFVDAITIRAEEWDKLRNTVGKLPGVLTMGGTASLPESSTFARSVIGTMKTATAETLKNAGPSASSSDQVGTTGLQFAYQQQLAGTPGGSVTLRDGKTKMAIKEVFKQQAKPGVAVKTTLDTNLQRFAEAALATSKLPASLVAVQASTGQVLAAGNGPTATNYNRAFQGHYAPGSTFKIVTSAALLGTGMTKNTVLPCTNTINVFGKTFKNYDALAPYGNGSMERAFNQSCNTAFISQHGRLPADRMTRTAAMFGIGQDLKLSIPAYGGEVPAPKDDVAEAASMIGQGTVTASPLAMSLVGAAVKNGTALKPVLVPGKDPAGPAAAPLPPATVAALRAMMRSTVTGGTAHALAGSGVVSAKTGTAEVVSNGKVITNGWMVGFRGDVAFAVIVEGGISGGKAAGPIVQNFLSRFK; the protein is encoded by the coding sequence GTGAAGCGAACTGCTGCGATCGTCTGCCTGAGTGCCGTCCTGATCACCGCCGGCTGTTCCGACAGCAAGTCGAACGGCGGCGGGAAACCTGACCCGAACAACGAGAAGCAGGCTTCCGCGGCAGCGGTCAAGGCCTTCGCGGATGCCTGGGTCAAGGCCTGGGCGCCGGACGGCAAGCCGGACGAGGCGGCCGCGCTGACCGACGCGCCGACGACGTTCGGCCCACGGCTGGACAGTGTGGACACCGCTCTGGTCGCCCAGTCCGTGACAGTGACGCCGCAGGGCGACCCGAAGTGTTCGGACGATTCCAACTGCACCCAGGAACTCGCCGTCGAGGCGATCCTGCGCGGCATCGGCACGATGAAGTGGACCAGTACGGCGACCGCGGTGAAGACCGGCGACGCGTGGAAGATCAAGGCGTCGGGCGACACGATCTACCCGGGTCTGGGCGAGGCGAACTATCTCAAGCGGGTCCGCACCGTCCCGCCGCGCGCTTCGATCCTCGACCGCACCGGCAAGCCGCTGACCACGAACCGGCCGGTCGTCATCGTCGGGGTTGCCTCCGGCAACGTGGCCACCGCCGCGACGTACGCCGCCTTCACCAAGAACCTCGACGTCGACGGCACCCGGCTGTGGAAGCGGGCGAAAGGCCTGCCGCCCGGCCAGTTCGTCGACGCGATCACGATCCGCGCCGAGGAGTGGGACAAGCTCCGCAACACGGTCGGCAAGTTGCCCGGCGTCCTGACCATGGGCGGCACGGCCTCGCTGCCGGAGAGCTCGACCTTCGCCCGGTCCGTCATCGGCACCATGAAGACGGCGACCGCGGAGACCTTGAAGAACGCGGGTCCGTCGGCGTCCAGCTCCGACCAGGTCGGTACCACCGGTCTGCAGTTCGCGTACCAGCAGCAACTGGCCGGTACGCCGGGCGGCTCGGTCACGCTGCGGGACGGCAAGACCAAGATGGCGATCAAGGAGGTCTTCAAGCAGCAGGCCAAGCCTGGGGTCGCGGTGAAGACGACGCTCGACACCAACCTGCAGCGCTTCGCCGAAGCCGCCCTGGCGACGAGCAAGTTGCCCGCCTCGCTGGTCGCCGTGCAGGCCTCCACCGGCCAGGTCCTGGCCGCCGGCAACGGCCCGACCGCGACGAACTACAACCGCGCGTTCCAGGGCCACTACGCGCCCGGGTCGACCTTCAAGATCGTCACCTCGGCGGCACTGCTCGGCACCGGAATGACCAAGAACACCGTGCTGCCGTGCACGAACACGATCAACGTCTTCGGCAAGACCTTCAAGAACTACGACGCACTCGCGCCGTACGGCAACGGCAGCATGGAGCGGGCGTTCAACCAGTCCTGCAACACCGCCTTCATCTCCCAGCACGGCCGGCTGCCGGCCGACCGGATGACCAGGACGGCAGCCATGTTCGGCATCGGCCAGGACCTCAAGCTGTCGATTCCCGCGTACGGCGGTGAGGTGCCGGCGCCGAAGGACGACGTCGCCGAGGCGGCCTCGATGATCGGTCAGGGCACCGTCACGGCGAGCCCGCTGGCCATGTCGCTGGTCGGCGCCGCGGTGAAGAACGGTACCGCGCTGAAGCCCGTTCTCGTGCCTGGCAAGGACCCGGCCGGTCCCGCCGCCGCACCGTTGCCCCCGGCAACTGTCGCCGCGCTGCGGGCGATGATGCGCAGTACCGTCACCGGCGGTACGGCGCACGCGCTGGCCGGCAGCGGCGTGGTCTCCGCGAAGACCGGTACCGCGGAGGTGGTCTCGAACGGCAAGGTGATCACCAACGGCTGGATGGTCGGCTTCCGCGGTGACGTCGCCTTCGCGGTCATCGTCGAGGGCGGCATCTCGGGCGGCAAGGCGGCCGGCCCGATCGTGCAGAACTTCCTCTCCCGCTTCAAGTAG
- a CDS encoding VOC family protein — translation MVERNTPWPPGTPNWVDLAADDPAAAAGFYADLFGWNCEHRNSTEYFVCSLAGEDVGGIGPKQPGMEHRESRWTTYLATDQLERTLDAVQAEGGRRLVGPCDIALQGRMAITADPNGAIFGLWQAADHVGTERRSTPGSLVWSEALSRDHEAAKKFYLGLFDYRAEEVGGYDTQYAALYVGDRPVAGTGELHPDMPKDTPPHWLPYFATAAVDTTVAQVVERGGSLGGDLLDTDFGRMAVLSDPEGARFAVIQLG, via the coding sequence ATGGTGGAGCGGAACACACCCTGGCCGCCCGGTACGCCGAATTGGGTGGACCTGGCCGCCGACGATCCGGCTGCTGCCGCGGGCTTCTACGCCGACCTCTTCGGCTGGAACTGCGAGCACCGGAACTCCACGGAGTACTTCGTCTGCAGCCTGGCCGGCGAGGACGTCGGCGGGATCGGGCCGAAGCAGCCGGGGATGGAGCACCGCGAAAGCCGCTGGACCACCTACCTGGCGACAGACCAGCTCGAGCGCACGCTGGACGCCGTACAGGCCGAGGGTGGCCGTCGGCTCGTCGGGCCCTGCGATATCGCGTTGCAGGGCCGGATGGCGATCACGGCCGATCCGAACGGCGCGATCTTCGGACTTTGGCAGGCCGCGGACCACGTCGGCACCGAGAGGCGATCCACGCCTGGCTCGCTGGTCTGGAGCGAGGCACTCAGCCGGGACCACGAGGCCGCCAAGAAGTTCTACCTCGGTCTGTTCGACTATCGGGCGGAGGAGGTCGGCGGGTACGACACGCAGTACGCCGCCCTGTACGTCGGCGACCGCCCCGTCGCCGGGACCGGCGAACTCCACCCGGACATGCCGAAGGACACGCCTCCGCACTGGTTGCCGTACTTCGCGACCGCCGCCGTGGACACCACCGTCGCCCAGGTCGTCGAGCGCGGCGGCTCGCTCGGCGGGGACCTGCTGGACACGGATTTCGGCCGGATGGCGGTTCTCTCCGATCCCGAGGGCGCCCGCTTCGCGGTGATCCAGCTCGGCTGA